CTTCTCGGCGATGGCCTTCACCACGCCGACGAAGTTGCGCAGAATCCCGTTCAGCGCGCCCAGGAACCCCGTCAGCGGGGCCGCCATGGCACCCACCACCTGGGCGCGGAGCATCTGCACCGGCGGCAGCGAGGCGATCGCCTCGACGCCGTCGGGGCCCACGGCCTCGCCGTCTACCACGGCGCCGCGCCACGAGAGCACCTTCTCCTTCTTGCTCCAGTCTCGCAGGGTCTTGGCCAGTTGCGCCGGGTCGTCGCCCAGCACGAAGGCCGTCGGCCCCACGAGCAGCTTGGAGACGGGCGCCAGGTTCAGCCCCTTGAGCGCCTGCGCCGCCAGGGAGTTCTTCACGACGAACATGTCGGCGCCCTGCTCGCGCAGCTTCGACCGCAGGGCGTCGGCGCGCACGGCGTCAAGGCCCGTGTAGTCCACGAGCACCGCGTTGCGCATCGTGCGGAACCGGTCCGTTAGTTCGCCGACCGTGAGCTTGTTGACGACACTGGGCATGCGGGGTCATCTCCTCGCGGCGATTACGACACGGCCAGGCGAATGCCGGGCCCCATCGTGGTCGTGACGGTCACGCCCAGGATGTAGCGCCCTTTCGCCGACGCCGGCTTGACTTGGCGGATGCGTTCGATGAACGCCTCGATATTGGCCTTGAGGTCCTCGGCCGAGAACGAGCGTTTGCCGACGGGCGCAGCCACGTTGCCGCCCGCGTCGGTGCGGTATTCCAGCTTGCCGGCCTTGAACTCGCGCACGGCCGCCTCGACGTTGTCGGTCACCGTGCCGCTCTTGGGCGAGGGCATGAGGCCCTTCGGGCCGAGCACGCGGCCCAGGCGGCCCACCGCCCGCATCATGCCCGGCGTCGCGATGGCCACGTCGAAGTCGGTCCACCCCTTCGCCACGCGGTCCACCAGCTCCTGGCCGCCGGCCTCCTCGGCGCCCGCGGCCTTGGCCAGCGCGGCCTGCTCGCCTTCGGCGAAGGCGATCACGCGCACCGAGCGCCCGATCCCCTTCGGCAGCGAAATGGTGCCGCGCACGGCCTGCTCGGGCTTCTTGGGGTCCACGCCCAGGTGGAACACGATCTCGACCGTTTCGTCGAACTTGGCGGCCGGGAGGGCCTTGATGGCCGCCACGGCCTCCTCGACCGTGTACGTCTTGGTGCGGTCCACGGTCTTGGCGGCGGCCTCGTATCGTTTGCTGCGCTTCATAGGGGCGGGTTCCTCGGGGCTAGCTCTCGACAATCTCGATGCCCATGCTCCGCGCCGTGCCAGCCACCTGGCGCGCGGCGGCCTCCAGGCTGCTGGCGTTCAGGTCGGCCATCTTCCGCTTGGCGATCTCCTCGACCTGCGCGCGAGTCACCTTGCCCACCTTGTCGCGGTTAGGCACGGCGGAGCCCTGGACGATGCCGGCGGCCTGCTTGAGCAGCACCGAGGCCGGCGGCGACTTGATGATGAACGAGAACGACTTGTCCTGGAAGATCGTGATCTCGACCGGGGTGATCATGCCCTGCGCGCTGCGGGTCTGGTCGTTGAACTTTCGGACGAATTCGCCGATGTTCACGCCGTGCTGGCCGAGCGCGGGCCCCACGGGCGGCGCCGGCGTGGCCTGGCCGCCCGGAACGTGCAGCTTGACTTTCGCGATGACCTGCTTGGCCATCCTAGATGCTCTCCAACTGCCAGTATTCCAGCTCGACCGGGGTCGGCCGGCCCAAAATGCTCACAATGACGCGCACCTGGCCCTTCTCGGGCCAGATCTCTTCGATCTCGCCATCGAAGTTCTGGAACAGCCCCTCCTTGATCCGCACGCGGTCGCCCGCGGCGAAGCTGATCTCGGTGGTCGGCTCCTCCTCGGTCCGCTCCGCCGCCATCAGCATCTTCTCGACATCCCGCTCCGACATGGGCACGGGCGTGTTCCCCGTCCCCAGCACCCCGCCCACCCCCGGCGTCTCGTTCAGGATGGCCAGCGTCTCGTCGTTGAAGTCCATCTCCACCATCACGTAGCCGGGGTAGATCTTGCGCTCGCGCACGGTGGCCGAGCCACGCTTGATCTCCTTGACCTTCTCGGTGGGCACCACCACCCGGGAGATCAGATGTTCGAGGCCGTTGGCGCTCACCCGGCGCTCCAGGCTCTCTCGCACCTGGTCCTCGCGGGCCGTCTGCACGCGGAGCACGTACCACCGTTTCGCCATGGGGCTTGCCTTCTCCGAGCCGGCGGGCTAATAGACGCCGAAGACCCCAGCCAGCGCAAGAAGAATCGAGTCCGTCACGAAGATGAACAGCGAGAGCAGCACGACCGTCACTAGCACCACGATCGTCGAGCCGATCACCTCGGCGCGGCTCGACCAGGCCACCTTGCGCATCTCCTGCTGCGTCTCGATCAGGAGGTCGGCAATCTGGTGGTGGAAGAGAACCAGGTAGATGGGCAGCGCGCCGAAGAGCGCGGCCACGAGGGCCGTGGCCGCCACCTGGTACGGCCTCGCCCAGTCGGCCGTGGTGTACCACATCTGCCGCGCGGCCCAGGCAGCCATCAGCCCAAGAGCGACGGCCGCCGCGCCGCGCGCGGCGGTGCCTTGGCCCTTCTTGTAGACGCCAATCGCCATGGTCACGGCTTCTCCACCCGCGCGACGCGGGACAGGGTGCGCCCCCCGCGAGCCTCAGGCCGGCGATGCCGCCTTGGCCTCAACCGACGAGCGCCATGGCAGGCCAGGAGGGACTCGAACCCCCAGCCGGCGGATTTGGAGTCCGCTGCTCTGCCAAATTGAGCTACTGGCCTCCAGCCCGCGCCTATTTCTTCCGCTCCTTGTGGAGCGTGTGGCGCAGCTCTCTGCGACAGTACTTTTTCAGTTCGAGGCGCGCCGCGCCGCCCTTGACGCGCTTGCTGGTGCGGTAGTTCTGCTCGCCGCACTCGGTGCACTCGAGGGTCACGTAGTCGCGCGCCAGCGCTTTCTTTGCCACGGGGCGGCCCCTATGCCAGGATCTTCGTCACCACGCCGGCGCCCACGGTGCGGCCGCCTTCGCGGATGGCGAAACGGAGCTGCTCTTCCATCGCGATCGGGGTGATCAGCTCGGCCTCGAGCCGGCAGCTGTCGCCCGGCATCACCATTTCGGCGCCGCCCAGCAGCTTCACCGAGCCGGTGACGTCGGTCGTGCGGAAGTAGAACTGCGGCCGGTAGCCCGCAAAGAACGGGGTGTGGCGGCCGCCTTCATCCTTCGACAGGATGTAGACTTCGCATTCGAACTTCGTGTGCGGCGTCACGCTGCCCGGCTTGGCCAGCACCTGGCCGCGCTCGAGCTCGTCCTTTTCCACGCCGCGGAGCAGCACGCCCACGTTGTCGCCGGCTTGCCCCTCGTCGAGGGTCTTGTTGAACATTTCGACGCCGGTGACCACGCTCTTGCGCGTCTCGCGGGCGAGGCCGATGATTTCGACCTCGTCGCCCACGCGCACGATGCCACGCTCCACGCGGCCCGTGCCCACCGTGCCGCGGCCCTTGATCGAGAAGACGTCCTCGATCGGCATCAGGAACGGCAGGTCGGTCATGCGCTTGGGGGTCGGAATGTAGCTGTCCACGGCCGCCATCAGGTCGAAGATGCACTTGCAGTCGGGGCTGTTCGCGTCGCTCGCCTGAAGGGCCTTCAGTGCGCTGCCGCGCACGATGGGAATCTCGTCGCCCGGGAACTCGTACTTGCTGAGCAGCTCGCGCAGCTCCAGCTCCACGAGGTCGAGCAGCTCGGGGTCGTCCACCAGGTCCACCTTGTTCAGGAACACCACGAGGGCCGGCAGGCCCACCTGGCGGGCCAGCAGCACGTGCTCGCGCGTCTGGGGCATCGGGCCGTCGTCGGCGCCCACGCACAGGATCGCGCCGTCCATCTGCGCTGCGCCGGTGATCATGTTCTTGATGTAGTCCTGGTGCCCGGGGCAGTCAATGTGGGCGTAGTGGCGGTTCTCGGTCTCGTACTCCACGTGCGCCACCGCGATGGTGACCGTTTTGGTGGCGTCGCGCACGGTGCCGCCCTTGGCGATGTCGGCGTACGACTTGGCCTTGGCCTTGCCCTGCATCGAGAGCACTTGGAGAATCGCCGCGGTCAGCGTGGTCTTGCCATGGTCAATGTGGCCGATGGTGCCGACGTTGACGTGCGGCTTCGTGCGCTGGAAGACCTCTTTTGCCATGAACCCGTCCTCCTTGGTTTCTGCCCGCTTCTACCACGGCTGCGGGGCACGCCGTTGTTCTGTCACTCAACCGCCCGTGATGGAGCTGGTGCTGGGACTTGAACCCAGGACCTCCTCCTTACCAAGGAGGTGCTCTACCAACTGAGCTACACCAGCCATTCTGCGGCCCGCGTGGCCACAGCACCTGGAGCGGGCGAAGGGGATCGAACCCTCATGGCTGGCTTGGAAGGCCAGGGCTCTACCATTGAGCTACGCCCGCCTTGGCCCCCCACATCACGCGGCACAGGCTCCAGAATGGGGGGAGCAGGATTCGAACCTGCGAAGGCAGCGCCAGCAGATTTACAGTCTGCCCCCTTTGGCCACTTGGGTATCCCCCCATCACGGGGCGTCATGCGCGACCCACCGCGCGCACCTAAGCTAGCGGTGGGAATCGAACCCACAACCTGTGGTTTACAAAACCACTGCTCTGCCGATTGAGCTACGCTAGCGCGTAAAACCTAAATTATACACAGATGGGCTTCTGTGTCAAGCCCATTTCAGCCCCGAAATTTCCCACTGCCCCTCACTCGCGCTTCCCCGGCTCTACCTTCACCCCGCGGAGGATCACGTCGTCGAAGTCCCCCGTGTCGTCGAACGAGCCGACGCCGACTCGCCCCCAGGCGAGCGTCTTGTCGCGGACCCGCATCACCGGAGCCGCCATGTCATCAAAGTACACCTCGATGAGGCCGTCGCCCACCTTGCGCACGATGCGAATGTGGTGCCAGGCCTCGCCCCACACCACGCCCTTCGTGCGGAAGGCCTCGCCCCCCACGTCCTTGCCCGGCTCGCCCAGCAGCGACACGCGCGGCGCCTCGTTCACGATCATCACCGAGTGCGCGTTCGGGTCCGCCGCCACCGCGAGGTGGGCGTAGTAGAAGTGCGTGGGGTCCTGGTAGCCGAAGAAGAAGCACAGGTCCTGATGGCCGTAGGGCTTCACCGTGGACTTCGCTTTGAGGTCGAGGACAAAGTCGCCCACGCACACGTCGCGCAGCAGCGCGAAGCTGAAAGGCGAGCGGAACTTGGTCTTATAGGCCGACTTCTTCTCGTGGAGCGAGAGCACCTTGTTGTCGCCGTCGGTGCCGATCTTCCATTGCGCGGCATCGGTCGGTTCCCACTTCGCCAGCGCGCCATCCTTCGAGAAGTCGTCCTGGTAGAGCACCGGTATCTCGGCCTCGCCGGCACCACTGACCGTTCTCAGCGCTGCCACGAGCAGCGCCACGGTGCCCAGCCATTTTGCGGTCGGCATCCCATTTCTCCTTTGCGCTCGACCTCCCGCGGGTCGGCCGCCCGCGGCAGCCTTGGGTCTTCACGGCCGCACGAAGTCGTAGACTACCACTCTCTGCCACAGCGGCTTGTGCTTCTCGATGAGCTTGAGGTGCTCGGGGTGTTCGAGGTACGTCTTGTAGGCGGCCAAGTCGGCGAACTCCATCACGCACCCGACGTGGTACGAGCTGTCCACGGGCGCGCCGCGCTCCTGGGCAAGCGGCGGCCCGATGTCGCACCGCTTCACGCACGGCAGCGGGGCGAGTGCTTCCCTCCCACCCCGGATCATCGCCTCGATGTCGCCCGGCGTCGCGGTGTCTTTGAACCAGAAGAAGGCGCAGTGGACGATGGCGCCGCGGCCCTCCTGGCGCTCAGCGGCCCCTCCCGCGCCCGACACGAACCAAGCGCCCGCGCCCAGAGCGCTCAGGCACATCAGCGCGCGAACGACTCTCATGGCTCCTCTCCTCACGCCTTCTTGTGGTTCTTGTTGATGACCACCACGTCGCTGGCAAGACTCTCTGGGTCAATGCCCTTGACGCAGAGCGCGACCTTGTTCTCGTCGTTCAAAGCGTCCCAGAAGCGGTGCGCGATGCAGCCCAGGTCGCCGGCCAGGGGCACCAGGTACGGCTCCCCCTCGAACGGGGGCAGCGGGTTGCCGTCGCCCACATAGGTTGTGATGCAATGGCCGAGCCCCGCCCCGAGCTGTCCGAGGCGCCAGAAGAAGCGGTCGGTGGCGTCGCCGAAAGGCGAGCGACGAAGGACGCTGAGGGTGGCCGCGGGCGGCTTTCGCCGCAGGTCGAAGAGGCCGGAGATGCGGGGCGTGAAGTTGGGCGGGTCGGGCTCATAGTCGCGCGTGGCCAGGGCCTCCTCGAAGGTGCCGCCGGCCGCCAGTCTGTCGCAGATCGTGTCGGTCTGGTCGCCGTTGGTGACCACGTAGACGCCGTCGCCCTCGCGCAGGGCATTGTAGATGATGAGGCTGGGGTCCTTGCACTGCGCGGGGTCGGCCGCCTCGGTCCACACGCGCCGGCCGTCGGTCTCGAACACGCGGTTTCGGCTGTTGGCGCTGCGGCCCATGATCCAGTAGACCTGGATGAGTTGCCTTGCCGCCTCATCCATGCCGAGCACGAGGCCGCGGCCGGGGTAGGGGTTGGCAGCGAGGCGTTCGCGGAGGTTCCGTGCCGCGATCTGGCGGGGGTCCATGTGACCGGTCCTCAAAAAGCCAGGAGCAAGATGCGGATGCCCATCGAGCCGAGGGCGAGGGCGAGGCCGCGCACGATCCAGGAGCTGTGCACGCGCCCGGAGATCCAGGCGCCCAGTTGGGCGCCCACCAGGGCGCCCATCGCGAGGCACAACGTGGCGAGCGCCCCCTGCGAGAAGACGCCCGCGGCAATGTGCACCACGGTGGCGCCCATCGCCGTGAAGGTCAGGATGAAGTGCGAGGTGGCCGCCGCGATGTGCGCGGGAAAGTGCAGCAGGCGAATCAGCGCGGGCACGTGAATCACCCCGCCCCCCACGCCCAAGGCCGACGACATGTAGCCGACGACCAGGCTCAGCACGATGCCCGTGATCGGGTTGAACGAGAAGGTGTAGCGGCCCCCCTCGGCGTCCACCAGGGTGCGCACAGTGTGGCCGTTGGGCCGCGGGGCGTCGCCCTCGCCTGTCGGGCGTCGCCGTCGCACGAGCAGGAACACCGCGAGCGCGAGCAGCAGCCCCCCGAAGATGCCGTCGAAGAGCCGCCGGGGCAGCAGCCCGGTGGTGAGTGCGCCCAGAATGGCCCCCGGAACCGTCGCCACGGCGAACAGCACGCCCGAACGGTAGTCAATCTTCTTCATCCGAGCATACGCGCAGGTGCCCGAGAAGGCGTTGAAGAACACGACGGCCAGCGACATGCTCGTGATGAGCTCGGGGGAGCGCTCGGGGTAGAGCATGATGAGGATGGGCACGAGCACGAAGCCGCCGCCGGCGCCCACGAGGGTGCCCACCGCCCCCACGGCGAATCCCATCGGGATGAGCCAGATTTCCCAGGCCATCGGCCCTCTCGTCAGCGTTGCTCGGCCAGGCGCTCCATGGCGCGCGTGAGCACCTCGTCGGGGTAAGTGAGCGAGATGCGGAAGAAGCCCTCGCCGTGCTCCCCGTAGACGGCGCCCGGCGTCACCACCACGCCGGTCTTGTCGAAGAGGTCGGCGGCGAACCCCGCGCTATCGCCCCCGAAGCGCTCGGGCACGGCGGCCCAGATGTAGATGGTGCCCTTGGGCTTCTCAAGCTGCCAGCCGAGCGCGTTGAGGGTGTTGACCACCAGGTCGCGCCGGCGGCGGTAGACGGCGTTGATCTCGGGGATCAGCGTCTCGGCCAGGTGGAGGGCTCTGGCGCCCGCGAACTGGATGGCACGCAGGGTGCCGTTATCGCTGTTGTCCTTCACCAGCCCCAGGGCCTTCAGCGCGCCGGCGTGGCCGACGGCCATGCCGATTCGCCAGCCGGTCATGCAGAAGGCCTTCGAGAGCGAGAAGAACTCGACCGCCACGTCGGCGGCGCCCTCAACCTGGAGGATGCTGGGCGCCACGTAGCCGTCGTAGGTGTTCTCGCTGTACGACAGGTCGCTCGCGAGGAGGATGTCGTGCTTCCGCGCGAACTCGACGGCGCGGCGGTAGAAGCCCAGGGCGCACACCGCCGTGGTCGGGTTGTTGGGGTAGTTGAGCCACATCACCCTGGCCAGGCGGCGGACCTCGGCGGGAATGGCGTCGAGGTCGGGCAGGAAGCCGTTCTCGCGCCGCAGCGGCGCGTAGTGGGTCACGGCGCTGGCGAAGGTGTGGCCGATGTTGTAGGTCGGATAGCCCGGCTCGGGCGCGATGGCCAGGTCGCCGGGGTTCAGGATGCCCAGGGCGAACTGCACGATGGCGTCCTTGCTGCCGCTGGTCTGCACGATCTGGTCGCCGGCGAGGGCGACGCCGAAGCGGCGGCGATAGAAGTCCTTCACGGCCTGGGGGAACTCCGTGGTCGGCACGTCGCAGCCGTAGCGGTGGCGATTGAGGTCGGCCTCGTCGCGCACGGCGCGGCACAACTCGGCCACCACGGGGTCGGGCGTTGGCCGGTCGGGGTCGCCGATGCCCAGGTTGAGCACCTCTTTGCCCGCCTGGCGGGCCTCGGCGATCTTCCGGCGGAGCGCGGCGAAGGGATAAGGGCGGAGTTTCTGGAGCCGATTGGCGAGGATCACTTCCACCTGGTCAACTTCCTTTCAAATGAAGTGAGGATGAATGGATGGCTGGGTGAGTGGATGAATGTCAGGCACCCATCCACCCATCCATTCCTCCATCGCTTCTCACCCATGCATGGGTCACTTCACGTGACTTTCCAGAAAGAACTCGTATACGGGCTCCGGCACGAACCGCTTGACGACGTCCTGCCAGCCGACCGGGCCGATGAGGCCGCGGACGAAGCTCGAACTCACGTCGGCCACTTCGCGCGGGGGCATGAGGAACACGGTGATGATCTCGGGGGCCAGGTCGGTATTGATATAGCGCATCTCGCGCTCGAACGAGTAGTCGCGCTCGTTGCGGATGCCGCGTAGGATGTAGCGCGCGCCTACCGAGCGCGCGTAGTGCACGAGAAACTGATTCTCGAACGAGGTGACGATGACGTTCTTGAGGCCGTCCGTGCAGGCGCGCAGGAGCGCGAGGCGATCGGCGAGGCGGTAGGCATAGTGCTTGTCGGGGTTCACACCGATGGCCACCTCGACCTCGCGGAACAGCTCGGAGGCCGTGCGGATCATCCACAGATGCCCGTTGGTCGGAGGGTCGAAGCTGCCCGCATAGATCGCCTTCGGCATCGCCGCTGCCATCCTCGATGTTCCCTCCCGCAGGTTCCAATCCCTGCGGGAGGGTAAGCTGAGCCAGGCGCGACCACTGATCTCCCTACCCTCCCGCGGGCATTGGAACCCGCGGGAGGGCGAGTTTCTGCAAAAATACCGGCTGCGGCTGACTTTGTCAAACCGCGTGGGCGACGGCCTCGGCCATCTGGGCGAGCAGCGGCAGACGCGAGGGGGCGGCGTCGCGTGTCGGGTGCACGCGGTTGCTGAGCAGCACAAAGACGCTCTGGCTCTGCGGAAACACGAAGGCCGACGTGCCCGTGAAGCCGAGGTGCCCCACCGCCCCGAAGCGCGCGAGGCAGGGGAAAAAACTGGCATCGCAGAGCCGCCAGCCCAGCCCGAAGTGGTCGGAGTGAGGCTCGAAGGCCGGCCCCCGCCACTCGGGGTTCAGCCACGCCTCGCAGAATCGCCCCAGGTCGGCGGCCGTGGCGAAAAGTCCCGCGTGGCCGCCCACGCCGCCGAGGGTGGCGGCCATCTCGTCGTGGACCTCGCCCACGACCAGACGGCGGCGCCAGCGCTCGTCCACCTCGGTGGGCACGCAGCGCGTGATGCTGGGAAGGGGACGACACGGGCTGAAGCCCGCACCACGAACGGGAAAGCCCGTGTCGTGCAGGCCGAGCGGCTCGAGCACCTCGGCCGCCATCAGGGCGGCGAGGCCCCGCCCTGTCGCGCGCTCGGAGACGGCCTGGGCGAGGAGGAAGTCCACGTCGCTGTAATGGCTCTGCCCGGGGGCCAGCGGCACGACGCGCCCACAGCCGAAGATGACGCGCCAGAGGGCCTCGGCCTGTCCCGGCTCGCACGGCCGAATGCCCTGCCGAACGGCCCCGGCCAACAGATCGGCCGTGGCGCCCGTGCGATGGGCGAGCAGGTCCTCGATGGTCCAGTCTGCCGAAACCTCAGGCAGGTACAACCTGACGCGTTCGTCGAGCCGCAGCGCACCGTGCTCGGCCAGCCGCAGCACGAGGGCCGTGGTGTAGAGCTTGGTCAACGAGGCGAGGTCGAAGAGGGCATCAAGGCGAACCAGGCGCGCTCCTGGCTCATAGGTCGTCGCGCCAAGTGCCTCGTGCAGGAGCACTCGGCCCCGCTGCGAGACGTAGGCTACGCACCCGGGGAAAAGGCGCCGTGCGATCCCCTCGCGGAGCAAGGGGGCCAGTGTGGCGGAGAGGCTATCCGACAGAGGCCAGCTCCTTGGCGAGGCCGATGGCGGCCTCGG
The DNA window shown above is from Planctomycetota bacterium and carries:
- the rplJ gene encoding 50S ribosomal protein L10, giving the protein MPSVVNKLTVGELTDRFRTMRNAVLVDYTGLDAVRADALRSKLREQGADMFVVKNSLAAQALKGLNLAPVSKLLVGPTAFVLGDDPAQLAKTLRDWSKKEKVLSWRGAVVDGEAVGPDGVEAIASLPPVQMLRAQVVGAMAAPLTGFLGALNGILRNFVGVVKAIAEKKETTG
- the rplA gene encoding 50S ribosomal protein L1 yields the protein MKRSKRYEAAAKTVDRTKTYTVEEAVAAIKALPAAKFDETVEIVFHLGVDPKKPEQAVRGTISLPKGIGRSVRVIAFAEGEQAALAKAAGAEEAGGQELVDRVAKGWTDFDVAIATPGMMRAVGRLGRVLGPKGLMPSPKSGTVTDNVEAAVREFKAGKLEYRTDAGGNVAAPVGKRSFSAEDLKANIEAFIERIRQVKPASAKGRYILGVTVTTTMGPGIRLAVS
- the rplK gene encoding 50S ribosomal protein L11, with product MAKQVIAKVKLHVPGGQATPAPPVGPALGQHGVNIGEFVRKFNDQTRSAQGMITPVEITIFQDKSFSFIIKSPPASVLLKQAAGIVQGSAVPNRDKVGKVTRAQVEEIAKRKMADLNASSLEAAARQVAGTARSMGIEIVES
- the nusG gene encoding transcription termination/antitermination protein NusG gives rise to the protein MAKRWYVLRVQTAREDQVRESLERRVSANGLEHLISRVVVPTEKVKEIKRGSATVRERKIYPGYVMVEMDFNDETLAILNETPGVGGVLGTGNTPVPMSERDVEKMLMAAERTEEEPTTEISFAAGDRVRIKEGLFQNFDGEIEEIWPEKGQVRVIVSILGRPTPVELEYWQLESI
- the secE gene encoding preprotein translocase subunit SecE → MADLLIETQQEMRKVAWSSRAEVIGSTIVVLVTVVLLSLFIFVTDSILLALAGVFGVY
- the rpmG gene encoding 50S ribosomal protein L33 codes for the protein MAKKALARDYVTLECTECGEQNYRTSKRVKGGAARLELKKYCRRELRHTLHKERKK
- the tuf gene encoding elongation factor Tu gives rise to the protein MAKEVFQRTKPHVNVGTIGHIDHGKTTLTAAILQVLSMQGKAKAKSYADIAKGGTVRDATKTVTIAVAHVEYETENRHYAHIDCPGHQDYIKNMITGAAQMDGAILCVGADDGPMPQTREHVLLARQVGLPALVVFLNKVDLVDDPELLDLVELELRELLSKYEFPGDEIPIVRGSALKALQASDANSPDCKCIFDLMAAVDSYIPTPKRMTDLPFLMPIEDVFSIKGRGTVGTGRVERGIVRVGDEVEIIGLARETRKSVVTGVEMFNKTLDEGQAGDNVGVLLRGVEKDELERGQVLAKPGSVTPHTKFECEVYILSKDEGGRHTPFFAGYRPQFYFRTTDVTGSVKLLGGAEMVMPGDSCRLEAELITPIAMEEQLRFAIREGGRTVGAGVVTKILA
- a CDS encoding Dabb family protein is translated as MRVVRALMCLSALGAGAWFVSGAGGAAERQEGRGAIVHCAFFWFKDTATPGDIEAMIRGGREALAPLPCVKRCDIGPPLAQERGAPVDSSYHVGCVMEFADLAAYKTYLEHPEHLKLIEKHKPLWQRVVVYDFVRP
- a CDS encoding IMP cyclohydrolase yields the protein MDPRQIAARNLRERLAANPYPGRGLVLGMDEAARQLIQVYWIMGRSANSRNRVFETDGRRVWTEAADPAQCKDPSLIIYNALREGDGVYVVTNGDQTDTICDRLAAGGTFEEALATRDYEPDPPNFTPRISGLFDLRRKPPAATLSVLRRSPFGDATDRFFWRLGQLGAGLGHCITTYVGDGNPLPPFEGEPYLVPLAGDLGCIAHRFWDALNDENKVALCVKGIDPESLASDVVVINKNHKKA
- a CDS encoding sulfite exporter TauE/SafE family protein, producing the protein MAWEIWLIPMGFAVGAVGTLVGAGGGFVLVPILIMLYPERSPELITSMSLAVVFFNAFSGTCAYARMKKIDYRSGVLFAVATVPGAILGALTTGLLPRRLFDGIFGGLLLALAVFLLVRRRRPTGEGDAPRPNGHTVRTLVDAEGGRYTFSFNPITGIVLSLVVGYMSSALGVGGGVIHVPALIRLLHFPAHIAAATSHFILTFTAMGATVVHIAAGVFSQGALATLCLAMGALVGAQLGAWISGRVHSSWIVRGLALALGSMGIRILLLAF
- a CDS encoding aminotransferase class I/II-fold pyridoxal phosphate-dependent enzyme, whose product is MEVILANRLQKLRPYPFAALRRKIAEARQAGKEVLNLGIGDPDRPTPDPVVAELCRAVRDEADLNRHRYGCDVPTTEFPQAVKDFYRRRFGVALAGDQIVQTSGSKDAIVQFALGILNPGDLAIAPEPGYPTYNIGHTFASAVTHYAPLRRENGFLPDLDAIPAEVRRLARVMWLNYPNNPTTAVCALGFYRRAVEFARKHDILLASDLSYSENTYDGYVAPSILQVEGAADVAVEFFSLSKAFCMTGWRIGMAVGHAGALKALGLVKDNSDNGTLRAIQFAGARALHLAETLIPEINAVYRRRRDLVVNTLNALGWQLEKPKGTIYIWAAVPERFGGDSAGFAADLFDKTGVVVTPGAVYGEHGEGFFRISLTYPDEVLTRAMERLAEQR
- the coaD gene encoding pantetheine-phosphate adenylyltransferase; protein product: MPKAIYAGSFDPPTNGHLWMIRTASELFREVEVAIGVNPDKHYAYRLADRLALLRACTDGLKNVIVTSFENQFLVHYARSVGARYILRGIRNERDYSFEREMRYINTDLAPEIITVFLMPPREVADVSSSFVRGLIGPVGWQDVVKRFVPEPVYEFFLESHVK
- a CDS encoding serine hydrolase domain-containing protein; translation: MLREGIARRLFPGCVAYVSQRGRVLLHEALGATTYEPGARLVRLDALFDLASLTKLYTTALVLRLAEHGALRLDERVRLYLPEVSADWTIEDLLAHRTGATADLLAGAVRQGIRPCEPGQAEALWRVIFGCGRVVPLAPGQSHYSDVDFLLAQAVSERATGRGLAALMAAEVLEPLGLHDTGFPVRGAGFSPCRPLPSITRCVPTEVDERWRRRLVVGEVHDEMAATLGGVGGHAGLFATAADLGRFCEAWLNPEWRGPAFEPHSDHFGLGWRLCDASFFPCLARFGAVGHLGFTGTSAFVFPQSQSVFVLLSNRVHPTRDAAPSRLPLLAQMAEAVAHAV